Proteins encoded within one genomic window of Burkholderiaceae bacterium:
- a CDS encoding DUF934 domain-containing protein: MKIIAANAVPEPARDEKVLQIANDADIAELAQSGAFDGVTRIDLSFPKFTDGRAYSQAVLLRRRYKFGGDLRATGDVLIDLLVHMQRSGFTSAVLAEGVNPEAAERQFARYAAFYQGDVLEPRPHFARDQAPNSHRALEAA; this comes from the coding sequence ATGAAAATCATTGCAGCCAACGCAGTACCTGAGCCGGCCAGAGACGAAAAAGTGCTGCAAATCGCAAACGACGCCGACATCGCCGAGCTCGCGCAGAGCGGCGCCTTCGACGGCGTGACGCGCATCGATCTGTCGTTCCCGAAGTTCACCGACGGCCGCGCCTACAGCCAGGCCGTGCTGCTGCGGCGCCGCTACAAGTTCGGCGGCGACCTGCGCGCCACCGGCGACGTGCTGATCGACCTGCTGGTGCACATGCAGCGCAGCGGCTTCACCAGCGCCGTGCTGGCCGAGGGCGTGAACCCCGAAGCCGCCGAACGCCAGTTCGCCCGCTACGCCGCGTTCTACCAGGGCGACGTGCTGGAGCCGCGCCCGCATTTCGCGCGCGACCAGGCGCCGAACAGCCATCGTGCGCTGGAGGCGGCATGA
- a CDS encoding Adenylyl-sulfate reductase [thioredoxin], translating into MTAAAVSLLRGATEAVSPSASAVDLYARASADFDAKLQSAVATLRAAAAAGPVKQASSLGAEDMVITHLINRHALPITIFVLDTGLLHAETLTLLEQFQAQQQAHPHAPVEIYHPVSEAAQQFVLREGQDAMYRSIELRKACCGIRKMEPLARALAGQAGWVTGLRREQSSARAEVLTIDRSEQPTRGLVKYSPLADWTWGDVWHYIAEHRVPYNPLHDRFYPSIGCAPCTRAVTLGEDFRSGRWWWEDESAKECGLHVKTPSPAGGRGLG; encoded by the coding sequence ATGACCGCTGCTGCGGTCAGCCTGCTGCGCGGCGCGACCGAGGCGGTCTCCCCGTCCGCCTCGGCCGTGGATCTGTACGCGCGCGCGTCCGCCGACTTCGACGCGAAGCTGCAAAGCGCGGTGGCAACGCTGCGCGCGGCCGCAGCGGCGGGCCCGGTCAAGCAGGCGAGCAGCCTGGGCGCAGAGGACATGGTGATCACGCACCTGATCAACCGCCATGCGCTCCCCATCACCATCTTCGTGCTCGACACCGGCCTGCTGCACGCCGAGACGCTGACGCTGCTCGAACAGTTCCAGGCGCAGCAGCAGGCACATCCGCATGCGCCGGTCGAGATCTACCACCCTGTGAGCGAAGCGGCGCAGCAGTTCGTCCTGCGCGAAGGGCAAGACGCGATGTACCGCAGCATCGAGCTGCGCAAGGCCTGCTGCGGCATCCGCAAGATGGAGCCGCTCGCACGCGCGCTGGCCGGCCAGGCCGGCTGGGTCACCGGCCTGCGGCGCGAGCAGTCGAGCGCGCGCGCCGAGGTGCTGACTATCGACCGGTCCGAGCAGCCGACGCGCGGCCTCGTCAAATACAGCCCGCTGGCCGACTGGACCTGGGGCGATGTCTGGCACTACATCGCCGAGCATCGCGTGCCGTACAACCCGCTGCACGACCGCTTCTACCCCAGTATCGGCTGCGCGCCCTGTACCCGCGCGGTCACGCTGGGCGAGGATTTCCGTTCCGGGCGCTGGTGGTGGGAAGACGAGTCGGCCAAGGAATGTGGCCTGCACGTGAAAACCCCCTCTCCCGCTGGCGGGAGAGGGTTGGGGTGA
- a CDS encoding Sulfate adenylyltransferase subunit 2, which translates to MNARTEFPIDAELHRSLGDQHLDALEEEAIFILREVAAAFERPALLFSGGKDSAVMLHCAEKAFGRGRIPYPLLMIDTGHNYPEVTDFRDRRAHELGAELIVRRLDDSIARGTIRLAHPGESRNPHQSVTLLEAIDEFRFDALIGGARRDEEKARAKERIFSHRDGFGQWQPKAQRPELWTLFNTRLAPGEHFRVFPISNWTELDVWQYIARERIELPRIYYAHRREVVERRGLLVPVTPLTPPCDGETATVREVRFRTVGDITCTCPVASSASTAAEVVIETLAVDVSERGATRMDDKTSDASMEKRKKDGYF; encoded by the coding sequence ATGAACGCACGCACCGAATTTCCGATCGATGCCGAACTCCACCGCTCGCTCGGCGACCAGCATCTCGATGCGCTCGAGGAGGAAGCGATCTTCATCCTGCGCGAGGTCGCCGCCGCGTTCGAGCGCCCTGCCCTGCTGTTTTCCGGCGGCAAGGACTCGGCGGTGATGCTGCACTGCGCCGAGAAGGCGTTCGGCCGCGGGCGCATCCCCTATCCGCTGCTGATGATCGACACCGGCCACAACTACCCCGAGGTCACCGACTTTCGCGACCGGCGCGCGCACGAGCTCGGCGCCGAACTGATCGTGCGCCGCCTCGATGATTCGATCGCGCGCGGCACGATCCGCCTCGCGCACCCGGGCGAGAGCCGCAACCCGCACCAGTCGGTCACGCTGCTGGAAGCGATCGACGAGTTCCGCTTCGACGCGCTGATCGGCGGTGCGCGCCGCGACGAAGAGAAGGCGCGCGCGAAGGAGCGCATCTTCTCGCACCGCGACGGCTTCGGCCAATGGCAGCCGAAGGCGCAGCGCCCCGAGCTGTGGACCTTGTTCAACACGCGGCTCGCGCCGGGCGAGCATTTCCGCGTGTTCCCGATCTCGAACTGGACCGAGCTCGACGTCTGGCAGTACATCGCGCGCGAGCGCATCGAGCTGCCGCGCATCTACTATGCACACCGGCGCGAGGTGGTCGAGCGCCGCGGTCTGCTGGTGCCGGTCACGCCGCTGACCCCGCCGTGCGACGGCGAGACGGCCACGGTGCGCGAGGTGCGCTTTCGCACCGTCGGCGACATCACCTGCACCTGCCCGGTCGCGAGCAGTGCATCGACCGCGGCCGAGGTCGTGATCGAAACGCTGGCAGTCGATGTGAGCGAACGCGGCGCAACAAGGATGGACGACAAAACTTCGGACGCATCGATGGAGAAGCGCAAGAAAGACGGATATTTCTAG